A single region of the Cucumis melo cultivar AY chromosome 3, USDA_Cmelo_AY_1.0, whole genome shotgun sequence genome encodes:
- the LOC127148424 gene encoding uncharacterized protein LOC127148424 isoform X2 → MRWAPSVSELVWGTLCFWPNQNQTCLALRVQPVRSSRMRWAPSVSELVWGTLRFWPNQNQTCLALKVQSVRSSKMRWAPSVSELVWGTLCFWPNQNQTCLALRVQPVRSSKMRWAPSVSELVWGTLRFWPNQNQTCLALRVQPVRSSKMRWAPSVSELVWGTLCFWPNQNQTCLALRVQPVRSSKMRWAPSVSELVWGTLRFWPNQNQTCLALRVQPVRSSKMRWAPSVSELVWGTLCFWPNQNKTCLALRVQPVRSSKMRWAPSVSELVWGTLCFWPNQNQTCLALRVQPVRSSKMRWAPSVSELVWGTLCFWPNQNQTCLALRVQPVRSSKMRWAPSVSELVWGTLRFWPNQNQTCLALRVQPVRSSKMRWAPSVSELVWGTLCFWPNQNQTCLALRVQPVRSSRMRWAPSVSELVWGTLRFWPNQNQTCLALRVQPVRSSKMRWAPSVSELVWGTLCFWPNQNQTFLALRVQPVRSSKMRWAPSVSELVWGTLRFWPNQNQTCLALRVQLVRSSRMHAILVECS, encoded by the exons atgcgttgggctccctcagtatcagaacttgtgtggggaactctttgcttttggcctaaccaaaaccagacctgcttagcacttagagtccagccggttaggtcgagtagaatgcgttgggctccctcagtatcagaacttgtgtggggaactcttcgcttttggcctaaccaaaaccagacctgcctagcccttaaagtccagtcggttaggtcgagtaaaatgcgttgggctccctcagtatcagaacttgtgtggggaactctttgcttttggcctaaccaaaaccagacctgcctagcccttagagtccagccggttaggtcgagtaaaatgcgttgggctccatcagtatcagaacttgtgtggggaacacttcgcttttggcctaaccaaaaccagacctgcctagcccttagagtccaaccggttag gtcgagtaaaatgcgttgggctccctcagtatcagaacttgtgtggggaactctttgcttttggcctaaccaaaaccagacctgcctagcccttagagtccagccggttaggtcgagtaaaatgcgttgggctccctcagtatcagaacttgtgtggggaacacttcgcttttggcctaaccaaaaccagacctgcctagcccttagagtccagccggttaggtcgagtaaaatgcgttgggctccctcagtatcagaacttgtgtggggaactctttgcttttggcctaaccaaaacaagacctgcctagcccttagagtccagccggttaggtcgagtaaaatgcgttgggctccctcagtatcagaacttgtgtggggaactctttgcttttggcctaaccaaaaccagacctgcctagcccttagagtccagccggttaggtcgagtaaaatgcgttgggctccctcagtatcagaacttgtgtggggaactctttgcttttggcctaaccaaaaccagacctgcctagcccttagagtccagccggttaggtcgagtaaaatgcgttgggctccctcagtatcagaacttgtgtggggaacacttcgcttttggcctaaccaaaaccagacctgcctagcccttagagtccagccggttaggtcgagtaaaatgcgttgggctccctcagtatcagaacttgtgtggggaactctttgcttttggcctaaccaaaaccagacctgcttagcacttagagtccagccggttaggtcgagtagaatgcgttgggctccctcagtatcagaacttgtgtggggaactcttcgcttttggcctaaccaaaaccagacctgcctagcccttagagtccaaccggttaggtcgagtaaaatgcgttgggctccctcagtatcagaacttgtgtggggaactctttgcttttggcctaaccaaaaccagaccttcctagcccttagagtccagccggttaggtcgagtaaaatgcgttgggctccctcagtatcagaacttgtgtggggaacacttcgcttttggcctaaccaaaaccagacctgcctagcccttagagtccagctggttaggtcaagtagaatgcatgCAATTCTTGTGGaatgttcttaa
- the LOC127148424 gene encoding uncharacterized protein LOC127148424 isoform X1: MRWAPSVSELVWGTLCFWPNQNQTCLALRVQPVRSSRMRWAPSVSELVWGTLRFWPNQNQTCLALKVQSVRSSKMRWAPSVSELVWGTLCFWPNQNQTCLALRVQPVRSSKMRWAPSVSELVWGTLRFWPNQNQTCLALRVQPVRSSKMRWAPSVSELVWGTLCFWPNQNQTCLALRVQPVRSSKMRWAPSVSELVWGTLCFWPNQNQTCLALRVQPVRSSKMRWAPSVSELVWGTLRFWPNQNQTCLALRVQPVRSSKMRWAPSVSELVWGTLCFWPNQNKTCLALRVQPVRSSKMRWAPSVSELVWGTLCFWPNQNQTCLALRVQPVRSSKMRWAPSVSELVWGTLCFWPNQNQTCLALRVQPVRSSKMRWAPSVSELVWGTLRFWPNQNQTCLALRVQPVRSSKMRWAPSVSELVWGTLCFWPNQNQTCLALRVQPVRSSRMRWAPSVSELVWGTLRFWPNQNQTCLALRVQPVRSSKMRWAPSVSELVWGTLCFWPNQNQTFLALRVQPVRSSKMRWAPSVSELVWGTLRFWPNQNQTCLALRVQLVRSSRMHAILVECS, from the exons atgcgttgggctccctcagtatcagaacttgtgtggggaactctttgcttttggcctaaccaaaaccagacctgcttagcacttagagtccagccggttaggtcgagtagaatgcgttgggctccctcagtatcagaacttgtgtggggaactcttcgcttttggcctaaccaaaaccagacctgcctagcccttaaagtccagtcggttaggtcgagtaaaatgcgttgggctccctcagtatcagaacttgtgtggggaactctttgcttttggcctaaccaaaaccagacctgcctagcccttagagtccagccggttaggtcgagtaaaatgcgttgggctccatcagtatcagaacttgtgtggggaacacttcgcttttggcctaaccaaaaccagacctgcctagcccttagagtccaaccggttag gtcgagtaaaatgcgttgggctccctcagtatcagaacttgtgtggggaactctttgcttttggcctaaccaaaaccagacctgcctagcccttagagtccagccggttaggtcgagtaaaatgcgttgggctccctcagtatcagaacttgtgtggggaactctttgcttttggcctaaccaaaaccagacctgcctagcccttagagtccagccggttaggtcgagtaaaatgcgttgggctccctcagtatcagaacttgtgtggggaacacttcgcttttggcctaaccaaaaccagacctgcctagcccttagagtccagccggttaggtcgagtaaaatgcgttgggctccctcagtatcagaacttgtgtggggaactctttgcttttggcctaaccaaaacaagacctgcctagcccttagagtccagccggttaggtcgagtaaaatgcgttgggctccctcagtatcagaacttgtgtggggaactctttgcttttggcctaaccaaaaccagacctgcctagcccttagagtccagccggttaggtcgagtaaaatgcgttgggctccctcagtatcagaacttgtgtggggaactctttgcttttggcctaaccaaaaccagacctgcctagcccttagagtccagccggttaggtcgagtaaaatgcgttgggctccctcagtatcagaacttgtgtggggaacacttcgcttttggcctaaccaaaaccagacctgcctagcccttagagtccagccggttaggtcgagtaaaatgcgttgggctccctcagtatcagaacttgtgtggggaactctttgcttttggcctaaccaaaaccagacctgcttagcacttagagtccagccggttaggtcgagtagaatgcgttgggctccctcagtatcagaacttgtgtggggaactcttcgcttttggcctaaccaaaaccagacctgcctagcccttagagtccaaccggttaggtcgagtaaaatgcgttgggctccctcagtatcagaacttgtgtggggaactctttgcttttggcctaaccaaaaccagaccttcctagcccttagagtccagccggttaggtcgagtaaaatgcgttgggctccctcagtatcagaacttgtgtggggaacacttcgcttttggcctaaccaaaaccagacctgcctagcccttagagtccagctggttaggtcaagtagaatgcatgCAATTCTTGTGGaatgttcttaa